The Lysobacter enzymogenes DNA segment GTCGCCCACCTCGGCCTCGCCCACACCCCGTGGATCGCCGCGCTGGTGGTGTTCGCCGCGTTCGGCCTGACCGCGCTGAGCGGCCGCCTCGACCGCCGCGACGGCGTCGCCGACCGCGCCGACGGGCTCGCCGTCGCCGCGCACTGAATCTTTCCCCCGCTTTCTTTCCGGAGATATCCACATGAGCGTTCCCGCTTTCGGCCTCGGCACCTTCCGCCTCCAGGGCCAGACCGTCGTCGATTCCGTCCGCACCGGCCTGGAACTGGGCTACCGCGCCATCGACACCGCGCAGATCTACGGCAACGAAGCGCAGGTCGGCCAAGCGCTCGCCGACAGCGGCGTGGCGCGTGGCGAGGTGTACCTCACCACCAAGATCTGGATCGACAACCTCGCGCGCGAGCGGCTTATCCCCAGCCTGCGCGAGAGTCTGGCCAAGCTGCGCAGCGACTACGTCGACCTGACCCTGATCCACTGGCCCTCGCCGAACGACGCGGTGGCCGTGGACGAATTCATGGCCGCGCTGCTGCAGGCCAAGCGCGAAGGCCTGACCCGCGCGATCGGCGTGTCCAACTTCAACATCGACCTGATGCAGCGCGCGATCGCCGCGGTCGGCAGCGATGAGATCGCCACCAACCAGGTCGAGCTGCATCCGTACCTGCAGAACCGCAAGCTCGCGCAGTTCGCGCGCGAGGCGGGGATCGGGCTGACCTCGTACATGACCCTGGCCTACGGCAAGGTGTTGAACGATCCAGCGCTTGTGGATATCGCCGGCAAGCATCGCGCCACGCCGGCGCAGGTGGCGCTGGCCTGGGCGATGCAGTCGGGCTATGCGGTGATTCCGTCGTCGACCAAGCGCGAGAACCTCGCCGGCAACCTGCTGGCGATGTCGTTGCGCCTGGACGATGAGGACCTGCGCCGCATCGCGGCGCTGGATCGCGGCGAGCGGTTGACCGATCCGGCGGGGTTGGCGCCGGCGTGGGATTGAGGCAGTTGCGCGGTCGTTGAGTGTTCGCGGTCGCGACTCGCGTCGCTCCTGCGCGAGCCGCAGCCGCTACGCGATCTCCCCGTAGGAGCGACGCAAGTCGCGACCGCCATCGCGCACGTTCGCCCCGCAACCTCGCCCACGCAACACAGCATCGGCGCCGCGACGCCTACCCCGCGCGCACGCCGCGCCCCACATCGTCCCCAACTCCCGCGAGATTCCCCATGTTGTTCACCCCGCACCGCATCGGCGCCCTCGACGTTCCCAACCGCATCGTCATGCCGCCGATGACCCGCTCGCGCGCCGGCCGCGGCGAAGTCGCCACCGAACTGATGGCGCAGTACTACGCCCAGCGCGCCGGCGCCGGCCTGATCGTCAGCGAAGGCACCCAGATCAGCCGCCAGGGCCAGGGCTACGCCTGGACGCCCGGCATCCACACGCCCGAACAAGTCGCCGGCTGGCGCCGCGTCGCCGACACCGTGCACGCCGCGGGCGGCCGCATCTTCGCCCAGCTCTGGCATGTCGGCCGCGTCTCCCACGTCGCCCTGCAGGAAGGCGGCGCCGCGCCGGTGTCGTCGTCGGCGTTGATCGCGCAAGGCGTCAAGGTGTTCGTCGACCCCGAAGGCCGCGGCCCCGAAGCGGGCGTCGGCGAAATGGTCCAGCACTCCGCGCCGCGCGCGCTGCGCCTGGACGAGATTCCCGGCATCGTCGCCGACTACGCCCAAGCCGCGCGCAACGCCATCGCCGCCGGCTTCGACGGCATCGAACTGCACGGCGCCAACGGCTACCTGATCAACCAGTTCATCGACTCGCAAGCCAACGCGCGCGACGACGAATACGGCGGATCGCTGCCCAACCGCCTGCGCTTCCTGCGCGAAGTCGCCCAGGCGGTGAGCGACGCCATCGGCGCCGACCGCGTCGGCGTGCGCCTGGCCCCGCTGACCACGCTGCAAGGCGCGGTCGACGACACCCCGCAAGCGACCTACCTGGCCGCCGCCAAACTCCTCGACGACATCGGCATCGCCTACCTGCACATCGCCGAAGCCGACTGGGACGACGCCCCCGGCATGCCCGACGCGTTCCGCGAGGCCTTGCGCATGATCTATCGCGGCACGCTGATCTACTCGGGCAAATACACCAAGGCGCGCGCCGAGGACGCATTGGCGCGCGGCTGGGCCGACCTGATCGGCTTCGGCCGGCCGTTCATCGCCAATCCGGATTTGCCGTATCGGTTGCAGCACGACGTGCCGTCGAGCGAAGGCGATCGTTCGCGGTACTTCGGCGGTGGGGCCGAAGGCTACACGGACTACCCGCGCGCGGCGTAGTCACAACGCAGCGACTGTAGGAGCGACGCGAGTCGCGACCGCGACACCGCGCCTACGATGCCACTGCAACAACGCGGTCGCGGCTCGCGCCGCTCCTACAGGTAGGTCGCCAAGACCATCGCGAACGTGCAATTCGGATCGTAACGCTCGTTTATCCACAACTCTGCGCGACTTCAACGCAGCGACTGTAGGAGCGACGCAAGTCGCGACCGAGACACCGCGCCTACGATGCCACTGCAACAACGCGGTCGCGGCTCGCGCCGCTCCTACAGGTAGGTCGCCAAGACCATCGCGACCGTGCAATTCGGATCGTAACGCTCGTTTATCCACAACCCTGCGCGACTTCAACGCAGCGACTGTAGGAGCGACGCAAGTCGCGACCGCGACACCACGCCTACGATGCCACTGCAACGATAGCTTCACCGCTAGCAGCGCTCCTACGGCCAGGTCGCTCACAACGCCCGCTATCGAACAACGCGCGGGCCCACCTCACTTCCCGATACAGAAGCTCGAAAAAATATGCCCCAGCAAATCGTCCGCCCGCACCCGCCCGGTAATCTCGCCCAGCGCCTCGTGCGCCTGCCGTAAAGACTCCGCGGCAAGATCGAGCATCTCGTGGTCCAACTGCACGCGCGCCTCGTCCAATTCCGCACCGGCGCGTATCAGCGCGTCGACATGCCGCGCCCGCGCCGTGAACGCGCCTTCCATCGCTTCGCCCGCGTCGCCCTGCGCCAGCGCGCGCAAACGCGCGTGCAGCGCGTCGAGTCCCGCGCCGGTCTGCGCCGATACGAACACGCGGTCCTCGCCGCCGACGTCGGCCGGGCCCGGCGAGTCGTAGTCCGATTCGAGCAGGTCGATCTTGTTGTAGACGAACAAGCGCGCCGGCACCGGCGCGATCGCGTCGGCGACCGCGGCCAGGCCGCCGTGCGGGTCGCGCGCGTCGAGTACGACGATGGCGAGGTCGGCGCGGTCGAGTTCGCCGCGCGCGCGGCGCATGCCTTCGCGCTCGATCGCGTCGCCGCCGTCGCGCAGGCCGGCGGTGTCGACCAGGGTCAGTTCGACGCCGTCGAGCTTGATGGTTTCGTGCAGCAGGTCGCGGGTGGTGCCGGCGATGTCGGTGACGATCGCGCGTTCGCTGCCGGCCAGCGCGTTCAACAGCGAGCTCTTGCCGGCATTCGGCGGGCCGACGATCACCGCATGCAGGCCGTCGCGCAGGCGCCGGCCGCGTTCGGCCGCGGCGAGCAATTCGTCCAGCGCGGTGGCGGCCGCGTCCAAGCGCTGGCGCAGCGCGCCGCCGCCGAGCGTGTCGATGGGTTCGTCGGCGAAGTCGATCGCCGCTTCCACGTGCACGCGCACCGCCAGCAGATCGCCGGCGAGCGCTTCGACCCGGCGCGAGAATTCGCCGTCGAGCGCGCGACGCGCGGCGCGGGCGGCGCGCGCGTCGGCGGCGGCGATCAGGTCGGCGACGGCCTCGGCCTGGGCGAGATCGAGCCGGCCTTCGAGAAAAGCGCGTTCGCTGAACTCGCCCGGCCGCGCGCGGCGCGCGCCGAGCGCGCAGGCGCGCGCGAGCAGTTCTTCCAGCAAGGCGGGGCCGCCGTGCGCCTGCAATTCGGCCACGTCCTCGCCGGTGTAGCTGGCCGGCGCGGCGAAGTAGAGCGCGATGCCGTCGTCGAGGGTGTCGCCGGCGGCGTCGGTGAAGCGCACGTAGTGCGCGTGGCGCGGCTGCAGCGCGCGGCCGCTCATGGTTTCGGCGATCGCGCGCGCGTTCGCGCCGGACAGGCGCACGATGCCGACGCCGCCGGCGCCGGGCGCGGTGGCGATGGCGGCGATGGTGTCGCGGGCGAAGGCGGGGGCGGTCATGGGCGAATGATAGTGGCTGGCCCGGGTTGGGGATAACTCGGGTATCGGCGCGGGCTGTTGTGGGAGGGGCTTCAGCCCCGACGCCTTCGGCTCAGGTCGCGGCGATCTGGAACAAAGGCGTCGCGGCTGAAGTTCCTCCCACACGAGGCTGGCCGTCCTTGCGGCGCAGCCCGCGACTTATCCCCAAGAACGCAAAAGCCCGCCTTGCGGCGGGCTTCGCGGAACCGATCCGGCCAGGCCGAACGGTTACTTGTCCTTATCCTTGCCGCCAGCGCCGCCGGCCGCGTTCTCCTCGGCGTAGCGCTTGGTGGTGATCCACTGCTGCAGCAGGCCCAGGCCGCCGTTGGCGACTTGGTACAGCACCAGGCCGGCCGGCAGGAACGCCAGGATCACGCCGAACACCAGCGGCATGAACTGCATCATCTTCTGCTGGGTCGGGTCCATGCCGGTCATCGGGGTCAGCTTCTGCGTCGCCCACATGATCGCGATGTTGAACAGCGGCAGCACGAAGAACGGATCGCGCGAAGTCAGGTCGTGGATCCACAGCGTCCACGGCGCGTGGCGCAGCTCGACCGATTCGGCCAGCATCCAGTACAGCGTCATGAAGATGATGATGCTCGGCAACACCGGCAGACAGCCGCCGACCGGGTTGATCTTCTCCTTCTTGTACAGCTCCATCAGCGCCATCTGGAACTTCTGCTTGTCGTCGCCGTAGCGCTCCTTGAGCTGGGCGACGCGCGGCTGGAACTTGCGCATCTTCGCCTGCGACTTGTACTGCGCCGCCGACAGCGGATACAGCGCCAGCTTCAGCAGCACCACCAAGCCGATGATCGCCCAGCCCCAGTTGCCGAACAGGCCGTGCAGCTTGTCGAGCAGCCAGAACAGGCCGTTGGCGAGGGTGGCGAAGATCGAGTAGCTGCTGAAGTCGACCGCGCGGTCCAGGCCCTGCACGCCCTGCGCTTCGATCGCCTTGACCAGCTTCGGGCCGACCCACAGACGCGCTTCGGTGCTGACCTTCTGGCCGGGCGCCACGGTGAAGCCCGGGCCGACGTCGCGGATGACGTACTGCGGCGCGCCGCCGGCGTTGAGCTGGTCGAGTTGGAACTGGCCCTGGTCCTTGTCGCCCGGAATCCAGGCGGCGAAGAAGTGATGCTGCAGCATCGCGATCCAGCCGCCGGTGACCTGCTTGTTGAGGTTGCCGTCGGCGGCGAACTTGTCGTACTTGCGCTTCTCGTACTTGTCGGTCGGGCTGTACCACGCCGCGCCCTGGAAGCTGTACTGCTCGGGGCTGAAGGGCCCCTTGCGCGCCAGTTCGCGCGGCACGCGGCTGAGCTGGCGGTAGATGTAGCCCTGCCACGGCGCGGCGCTGGCGTTGGCGACCTCGTCGCGGACCTTGATGACGTAGTCGCCGCGGCGGAAGGTGTAGGTGCGGGTGATGGTGACGCCGTC contains these protein-coding regions:
- the dkgB gene encoding 2,5-didehydrogluconate reductase DkgB translates to MSVPAFGLGTFRLQGQTVVDSVRTGLELGYRAIDTAQIYGNEAQVGQALADSGVARGEVYLTTKIWIDNLARERLIPSLRESLAKLRSDYVDLTLIHWPSPNDAVAVDEFMAALLQAKREGLTRAIGVSNFNIDLMQRAIAAVGSDEIATNQVELHPYLQNRKLAQFAREAGIGLTSYMTLAYGKVLNDPALVDIAGKHRATPAQVALAWAMQSGYAVIPSSTKRENLAGNLLAMSLRLDDEDLRRIAALDRGERLTDPAGLAPAWD
- a CDS encoding alkene reductase, translating into MLFTPHRIGALDVPNRIVMPPMTRSRAGRGEVATELMAQYYAQRAGAGLIVSEGTQISRQGQGYAWTPGIHTPEQVAGWRRVADTVHAAGGRIFAQLWHVGRVSHVALQEGGAAPVSSSALIAQGVKVFVDPEGRGPEAGVGEMVQHSAPRALRLDEIPGIVADYAQAARNAIAAGFDGIELHGANGYLINQFIDSQANARDDEYGGSLPNRLRFLREVAQAVSDAIGADRVGVRLAPLTTLQGAVDDTPQATYLAAAKLLDDIGIAYLHIAEADWDDAPGMPDAFREALRMIYRGTLIYSGKYTKARAEDALARGWADLIGFGRPFIANPDLPYRLQHDVPSSEGDRSRYFGGGAEGYTDYPRAA
- the mnmE gene encoding tRNA uridine-5-carboxymethylaminomethyl(34) synthesis GTPase MnmE — protein: MTAPAFARDTIAAIATAPGAGGVGIVRLSGANARAIAETMSGRALQPRHAHYVRFTDAAGDTLDDGIALYFAAPASYTGEDVAELQAHGGPALLEELLARACALGARRARPGEFSERAFLEGRLDLAQAEAVADLIAAADARAARAARRALDGEFSRRVEALAGDLLAVRVHVEAAIDFADEPIDTLGGGALRQRLDAAATALDELLAAAERGRRLRDGLHAVIVGPPNAGKSSLLNALAGSERAIVTDIAGTTRDLLHETIKLDGVELTLVDTAGLRDGGDAIEREGMRRARGELDRADLAIVVLDARDPHGGLAAVADAIAPVPARLFVYNKIDLLESDYDSPGPADVGGEDRVFVSAQTGAGLDALHARLRALAQGDAGEAMEGAFTARARHVDALIRAGAELDEARVQLDHEMLDLAAESLRQAHEALGEITGRVRADDLLGHIFSSFCIGK
- a CDS encoding DUF6053 domain-containing protein produces the protein MGGASAPTPSAQVAAIWNKGVAAEVPPTRGWPSLRRSPRLIPKNAKARLAAGFAEPIRPGRTVTCPYPCRQRRRPRSPRRSAWW
- the yidC gene encoding membrane protein insertase YidC, translating into MNQTRAFLILAWLMVATLLWMEWGKEKSAPPVAPPSAVAPASSVPSVAGLSATPGVPAAPTAAPSAPAASPGVAAAAPSDAPVVVSTDVFKVILNGGEISEADLLRYPVGTEPNSPPMRLLAHDSTLYFVAQSGWVNQAKIAPTHDAGFRYAGDSRELKLGDGAKDIAVPFVWTGADGVTITRTYTFRRGDYVIKVRDEVANASAAPWQGYIYRQLSRVPRELARKGPFSPEQYSFQGAAWYSPTDKYEKRKYDKFAADGNLNKQVTGGWIAMLQHHFFAAWIPGDKDQGQFQLDQLNAGGAPQYVIRDVGPGFTVAPGQKVSTEARLWVGPKLVKAIEAQGVQGLDRAVDFSSYSIFATLANGLFWLLDKLHGLFGNWGWAIIGLVVLLKLALYPLSAAQYKSQAKMRKFQPRVAQLKERYGDDKQKFQMALMELYKKEKINPVGGCLPVLPSIIIFMTLYWMLAESVELRHAPWTLWIHDLTSRDPFFVLPLFNIAIMWATQKLTPMTGMDPTQQKMMQFMPLVFGVILAFLPAGLVLYQVANGGLGLLQQWITTKRYAEENAAGGAGGKDKDK